The proteins below come from a single Miscanthus floridulus cultivar M001 chromosome 1, ASM1932011v1, whole genome shotgun sequence genomic window:
- the LOC136541480 gene encoding probable glutathione S-transferase GSTU6, with product MAGEDDGELKLIGQYGSAFVTRVKLALSLKGLSYEYIEEDLRNKSELLLRSNPVHKAVPVLIHRGKPICDSQVILQYIDEAFAGTGTGPSLLPADPYERSVARFWAAYIEDKLVPPWDRVFRATTDGEREEPLKQMFAAVDTLEGGLKECSKGKPFFGGDSVGYVDVVLGGAVSYAKAHDALFGAKLIDAAKTPLLAAWMERFCELDAAKAVLQDVDRVVEYAKMLIAKNAARASN from the exons ATGGCCGGAGAAGACGACGGCGAGCTGAAGCTGATCGGTCAGTACGGGAGCGCTTTCGTCACCAGAGTGAAACTTGCTCTCAGCCTCAAGGGCCTGAGCTACGAGTACATCGAGGAGGATCTGAGGAACAAGAGCGAGCTCCTCCTCCGCTCGAACCCAGTGCACAAGGCGGTTCCCGTGCTGATCCACAGAGGCAAGCCTATCTGCGACTCGCAGGTCATCCTGCAATACATCGATGAGGCCTtcgccggcaccggcaccggcccgTCCCTCCTCCCGGCTGACCCCTACGAACGCTCGGTTGCCCGTTTCTGGGCTGCCTACATCGAAGACAag CTGGTGCCTCCATGGGATCGAGTGTTCCGGGCGACGACGGACGGGGAGAGGGAGGAGCCGCTAAAGCAGATGTTCGCAGCAGTGGACACTCTGGAGGGAGGCCTCAAGGAGTGCTCCAAGGGGAAACCCTTCTTCGGCGGCGACAGCGTCGGCTACGTGGATGTTGTTCTGGGTGGCGCCGTCTCGTATGCCAAGGCACACGATGCGCTCTTTGGTGCCAAGCTCATTGATGCCGCCAAGACGCCGCTCCTGGCGGCGTGGATGGAGCGCTTCTGCGAGCTCGACGCGGCCAAGGCGGTCCTGCAGGACGTGGATAGAGTGGTCGAGTACGCCAAGATGCTGATCGCCAAGAATGCTGCCAGGGCTTCAAATTAA
- the LOC136541497 gene encoding probable glutathione S-transferase GSTU6, protein MAGEDDGELKLIGQYGSAFVTRVKLALSLKGLSYEYIEEDLRNKSELLLRSNPVHKAVPVLIHRGKPICDSQVILQYIDEAFAGTGTGPSLLPADPYERSVARFWAAYIEDKLVPPWDRVFRAKTDGEREEPLKQMFAAVDTLEGGLKECSKGKPFFGGDSVGYVDVVLGGAVSYAKAHDALFGAKLIDAATTPLLAAWMERFCELDAAKAVLQDVDTVVEYAKMLIAKNAARASN, encoded by the exons ATGGCCGGAGAAGACGACGGCGAGCTGAAGCTGATCGGTCAGTACGGGAGCGCTTTCGTCACCAGAGTGAAACTTGCTCTCAGCCTCAAGGGCCTGAGCTACGAGTACATCGAGGAGGATCTGAGGAACAAGAGCGAGCTCCTCCTCCGCTCGAACCCAGTGCACAAGGCGGTTCCCGTGCTGATCCACAGAGGCAAGCCTATCTGCGACTCGCAGGTCATCCTGCAATACATCGATGAGGCCTtcgccggcaccggcaccggcccgTCCCTCCTCCCGGCTGACCCCTACGAACGCTCGGTTGCCCGTTTCTGGGCTGCCTACATCGAAGACAag CTGGTGCCGCCATGGGATCGAGTGTTCCGGGCGAAGACGGACGGGGAGAGGGAGGAGCCGCTCAAGCAGATGTTCGCAGCAGTGGACACTCTGGAGGGAGGCCTCAAGGAGTGCTCCAAGGGGAAACCCTTCTTCGGCGGCGACAGCGTCGGCTACGTGGATGTTGTTCTGGGTGGCGCCGTCTCGTATGCCAAGGCACACGATGCGCTCTTTGGTGCCAAGCTCATTGATGCCGCCACGACGCCGCTCCTGGCGGCGTGGATGGAGCGCTTCTGCGAGCTCGACGCGGCCAAGGCGGTCCTGCAGGACGTGGATACAGTGGTCGAGTACGCCAAGATGCTGATCGCCAAGAATGCTGCCAGGGCTTCAAATTAA